Proteins encoded in a region of the Takifugu flavidus isolate HTHZ2018 chromosome 8, ASM371156v2, whole genome shotgun sequence genome:
- the las1l gene encoding LOW QUALITY PROTEIN: ribosomal biogenesis protein LAS1L (The sequence of the model RefSeq protein was modified relative to this genomic sequence to represent the inferred CDS: inserted 1 base in 1 codon) encodes MKKKGSEKKRHVVAWINKAEWDQVMDQLYSKDPSLQKFALSRVSAWKARYASSTPVAVDCTADLVRCQVLDRAGALNGDDLVLMYGAALVRFVNLITERQQGKVARPLRRLAGNLNIPEWVVNLRHDFTHRKMPTLKWCRKGCKVVLEWLQQEYWSRQLGGGTSENWDLKDEEEDEEEMKMREDELAAKKREMQAYQKARGLLVSYEKTQFESLGAGPEGGPFADLNWLLAEIKQFSLEASGLLIDVMLEDGFLVPTAQQLQTLGCGSGSGDGPCPVEPKLPQIFLHFWLSLLKMLNAPSFIHLLLEKLFAELKLLTAEPNHHRSFYVSAWISQLISCNAKNVAQHFETKVQRKARLKGRIFVNRIQMRWQQLVALCLEAACASTPHLLRLILDDMEHPLPLETRQKLLQLCSIYTQVDRPGPAAPAQQVYTLESLREKMQRSRWRAAVARRDPVSRESAGAPGDEADRLLGXPWQLCTDDVAWKNFPLGEVPRQSSEPSSLMVESFSSMTVFDQLVEVEGAARSAAPQPPARTTQALLWTSGDVVRLKCGLRLF; translated from the exons AGAAGAAGGGTTCGGAGAAGAAGCGCCATGTGGTGGCCTGGATCAACAAAGCGGAGTGGGACCAGGTCATGGACCAGCTGTACTCGAAGGATCCCTCGCTGCAGAAGTTCGCCCTGAGCCGGGTCTCAGCCTGGAAGGCCAGGTACGCCAGCAGCACTCCTGTCGCCGTGGACTGCACCGCGGACCTGGTCCGGTGCCAGGTCCTGGACCGGGCCGGGGCCCTGAACGGTGACGATCTGGTCTTGATGTACGGCGCGGCCCTGGTCCGGTTCGTGAACTTGATTACAGAACGGCAGCAGGGGAAGGTCGCACGACCGCTGCGACGACTGGCTGGAAACCTGAACATCCCGGAGTGGGTCGTGAACCTCCGGCACGATTTCACCCACCGCAAGATGCCCACGCTGAAATGGTGCCGCAAGGGATGCAAGGTGGTTCTGgagtggctgcagcaggagtaCTGGTCCAGGCAGCTCGGTGGGGGAACGAGTGAAAATTGGGATTtaaaggatgaggaggaggatgaagaggagatgaagatgagggaaGATGAGCTTGCTGCCAAGAAGAGGGAGATGCAGGCCTACCAGAAGGCCCGCGGCCTGCTTGTTTCTTATGAGAAGACTCAGTTTGAAAGTTTAGGCGCAGGCCCAGAAGGGGGTCCGTTTGCAGACCTGAACTGGCTGTTGGCTGAGATCAAGCAGTTCTCCCTGGAGGCCAGTGGGCTCCTCATCGACGTGATGCTAGAAGATGGATTTCTGGTTCCTACGGCCCAACAGTTGCAAACGTTAggctgtggttctggttctggtgacGGTCCCTGTCCTGTTGAACCCAAGCTCCCTCAGATCTTCCTGCACTTTTGGCTGAGTCTCCTGAAGATGCTCAACGCTCCGTCTTTcatccacctcctgctggagaagctcttcgcggagctgaagctgctgactgCAGAGCCCAACCACCACAGGAGCTTCTACGTCTCCGCCTGGATCTCCCAGCTCATCTCGTGCAACGCCAAGAACGTCGCGCAGCACTTTGAGACCAAGGTGCAGCGGAAGGCTCGGCTGAAGGGCCGCATCTTTGTGAACCGGATCCAGATGAggtggcagcagctggtggcgctGTGCCTGGAGGCGGCCTGCGCCAGCACGCCGCACCTGCTGCGGCTGATCCTGGACGACATGGAGCACCCTCTGCCCCTGGAGACGcggcagaagctgctgcagctctgctccatctaCACCCAGGTGGACCGGCCCGGCCCGGCGGCTCCGGCCCAGCAGGTCTACACGCTGGAGAGTCTGCGTGAGAAGATGCAGCGCTCGCGGTGGCGAGCGGCGGTGGCGAGGAGAGACCCCGTCTCCCGGGAGAGCGCAGGAGCCCCCGGCGACGAGGCGGATCGCCTGCTCG CCCCGTGGCAGCTGTGCACCGACGACGTTGCGTGGAAGAACTTCCCTCTGGGCGAAGTCCCCAGACAGTCGAGCGAGCCGTCCTCGCTCATGGTGGAGAGCTTCTCCAGCATGACTGTGTTTGaccagctggtggaggtggagggcgcCGCCCGGAGCGCCGCCCCGCAGCCACCGGCCAGAACCACCCAGGCTCTGCTCTGGACCAGCGGCGACGTCGTCAGGCTGAAATGTGGCCTGAGGCTCTTCTGA